In Flavobacterium praedii, the DNA window ACTAGAGCAATGGCAACACTTAGTGGAATAGCAGAACTAGAACAACAATTACAAAATCCAACCTTACTATGAAAAGAATACTTTTATTAACATTTTTAACCTTTGCTCTCACTGCAAAATCCCAAGAGGAAAGCACTACAGCAACAAAGTCTCTAACTTTAAAAGATGCCCTTACTTATGCTTTGGAAAATAAAGCTGATGCAAAAAAAGCAAAACTAGAAGTTGAAAATAGCGAATATAAAATCCAAGAAGTACGATCAAGAGCTTTGCCACAAATCGCGGTAAATGGAAGTTTAACATACAATCCGGTTCTTCAAACAAATGTACTAGATGGCGCCATGTTTGGCCAACCAGGACAATCAGTTCAAGTTGCTTTTGGACAAAAATGGACTTCAGGAGCTGGAGTTTCCTTGAGTCAAGCAATATTTGACCAATCGGTTTTTACAGGTTTGAGAGCCGCTAATTCCACTCGGGAATTCTATCAAATAAACAATCAATTAACGGAAGAACAAGTTATCGAAAGAGTTGCAAACAGTTACTATTCTGTTTATGTACAACGTGAAAAATTGATGTTATTGGATAGCAATTATGTAAACACAACTAAAGTACGTGACATTGTAAAAGGACAATTTGACAATGGATTGGCTAAAAAAATAGATTTAGATCGAATTATCGTAAAAATGTCAAACATTGATACAGAACGTTTACAAATCAAAAATCAAATTGAATTACAAGAAAATGCTTTGAAGTTTTATATGGGAATGCCTATTGAAACCAAAATTGAGATACCAAAAACAGAATTTGAAGTAACGCCACAAGTTATTACAGAAGCCCCAAACACTGCAAACAGAACTGAATATTTACTTTTGAAAAAACAAGAAGAATTATTGGAGTTTCAAAAAACAGCCATTAAAGCGGAATATTATCCAACACTTTCATTAGTGGCAGGATATAATTATTTAGGCCAAGGTCCAGAAATGCCGTTTTTTGCAAAACCTGCGGATGGCGTTTATTGGTCGGATTATTCTGCTATCGGATTGAATTTGAGAGTACCTATATTCACTGGTTTTGGAACTCGTGCCAGGGTAAGACAAGCGGATATAAACATTAAATCACTTCAAGAAGGGATAAAAGACACTCAATTATCACTTGATTTAGAGTACCGAAATGCCAAAGCACAAATTGAAAACAACTTGACAACAATCAAGAATCAAAAAGAAAATATGCGCTTGGCAGGTGACATTCTAAAAAACACCAAAAACAATTACCTGCAAGGTTTAGCTTCATTAACCGATTTATTAGACGCTGAAAATGCATCACTTGAAGCACAAAACAATTATACTAGAGCAGTTTTAGGATATAAAATTGCAGAAATATCATTAATCAAATCCAAAGGCGAATTAAAAAATTTATTAAACTAAATAACTCAAAATGAAAAAAACGATTTACATTATACTTGCAGCTGTATTGATAGGTGGTACTGCATTCACATTATTCAATAATAAGAAAAAAAATGCTGAAGACACCGCCATTGTTGCCGAAAAAAATAGTTCGGTTGCAGTAAGAGTAGCTACAGTTGTTACTGGAAAATTAGATGATGCTTTCAAAACTAACGGTAATTTTGAACCTATTCAAGAATTGACTTTTTCAGCTGAAAAATCCGGAAAAGTAATCAGTGTTTTAGTTAAAGAAGGGGATTATGTAAATGTTGGACAAACACTACTAATCGTTAGAAGCGATGTTATAAATGTTAATGCTCAAACCGCTAAAGCAGCTTATGACAATTCTAAAGCAGATTATGCAAGATATGAAAATGCATTTAAATCTGGTGGAGTAACCAAACAACAATTGGATCAGTCCAAATTAGCCTTGACCAATGCCGAATCAAACTTGAAACAAGCCAATATAAACGTTGGAGACACAAAAGTAAAAGCTCCAATTAAAGGATATATCAACAAAAAATATGTTGAACCAGGCTCAATTTTGACAGGAATGCCTGCCACTGCATTATTTGACATAGTGAATGTTTCTAAATTAAAATTAAAAGTAACCGTTAACGAAAGCCAAGTAGCCAACTTGAAACTGGGAAACAATGTTGCTATTAATGCAAGTGTGTTTCCAGATAAATCGTTTACAGGAAAAATCACTTTTATAGCTTCAAAAGCTAATGAAACTTTGAATTTCCCTATTGAAATTGAAGTAACAAACAATCCAAATAACGAAATTAAAGCAGGAATGTACGGAACTGCCACTTTTGAAAGTGTTACTTCAAAAAATACCGAAGTTAAAACGATACCAAGAACAGCATTCGTAGGAAGTGTAAGCAGCAACGAAGTATTTGTGGTAAATAACAATATAGCTACTTTGAAAAAAATAGTAGCTGGGAGAATCTTTGGAGACAAAGTTGAAATATTAGACGGATTGAATGATGGCGATGTAGTCGTTACAAGCGGACAAATCAATTTGAGCGACAATACCAAAGTAAGTATCGTTAAATAATTTCCTTAAAGAAAACAAATGAAAATAGTCGATATATCAATAAAACGACCATCAATTATCATAGTATTATTTACCATTTTACTATTGGGTGGTCTGTTCAGTTACAAACAATTAAGCTACGAATTAATTCCAAAATTTGAAGTAAATGTAGTTACAGTTTCTACTGTTTATCCTGGAGCTTCCCCTGGTGAAGTTGAAAACACAGTAACCAAAAAACTGGAAGACGCGATTTCTACGATGGAAAACATCAAGAAAATAGAATCCAAATCGTATGAAAGTCTTTCGGTGGTTATGATTACACTCACCACCGAAGCCGATGCAGATTATGCATTAAATGATGCGCAACGAAAAATCAATGCCGTCCTGAAAGACCTACCAGATGATGTAGATCCACCCTCTTTGAGCAAATTCTCGCTAAGTGATTTGCCAATTATGACAATTGGTGCCACAGGAGAAATGGATGAAATTGCCTTTTATGATTTATTGGACAAAAAAATCCAACCAATAGTATCTCGTGTACCAGGTGTAGCGCAAGTAAACCTTGTGGGTGGACAAGAGAGAGAAATCAAAGTAAGTTTGGATTCTAAAAAAATGCAAGGATACGGACTTTCAATTCCACAAGTGCAACAAGCGGTTCTTGGCTCTAACCTTGATTTTCCAACAGGGAACATTAAAACTAGAGAAAACAAAACACAAATTCGTTTGTCCGGAAAATACAAATCAGTTGAAGAAATGCGTAATCTGGTTATTTCTTCCAACAATGGTATTCAAATTCGATTAGGAGATATAGCGGATGTCCAAGATGCGCAGAAAGATGTAGAGAAAATTTCAAGAGTAAATCAAAAAAGTTCCATCATCCTTCAGGTCATCAAACAATCAGATGCCAATGCTGTAGCAGTTAGTGCAAAAGTAAAAAAAGCCATTGCCCAAATCGAGAAAGATTATGCTAAATCAAATTTAAAATTAGATGTAGCCAATGATAGTAGCGAATTTACTTTAACAGCTGCCGATTCCGTAATGCATGATTTATTTATTGCCATCATTTTGGTAGCATTTGTAATGTTGTTCTTCTTGCACAGTATCCGTAATGCAATTATTGTAATGGTTTCTATTCCAGCCTCACTGGTAGCCACTTTCATCGGTATTTATTTAATGGGTTACACACTAAACTTGATGAGTTTGTTAGGACTTTCATTAGTGGTCGGTATCCTTGTGGATGATGCGATTGTAGTATTGGAAAACATTCACCGTCACATGGAAATGGGAAAAAACAAAGTACGTGCCGCTTATGATGGAGCCGCCGAGATTGGTTTTACCGTAATGGCAATTACACTGGTAATTATCGTAGTTTTCCTTCCTATTGCGATGAGTACAGGACTTGTTTCTAATATTATTACACAATTCTGCGTAACGGTAATTATAGCAACACTGTTCTCTTTACTGGCTTCATTCACCATTGTGCCTTGGTTATTTTCACGTTATGGAAAATTAGAACACATCACTAAAAAAACTTTTTTTGGTAGAGTAATTTTAGGATTCGAATCCTATTTAGATGTTTTCACTCACAAAGTAACCGACATATTAAAATGGTCACTAGTACATAAAAAAAGCACTTTGGCTATCGTTGTTGCGCTTTTCTTTGCGTCCACTATAGGACTTGTTGGTGGTGGTTTCATTGGAGGAGAGTTTTTTGCAAAAACCGACAAAGGGGAATTCTTAGTACAAATAGAATTGCCAAAAGATGCTTCGGTAGAGCAAACTAATTTTATGACCCAAAAAGCAGAAGAATTTTTACGAGGCAATAAAAATATTGTGGATCTAATTACCACTGTTGGACTTACCAGCGAAGGTATGGGAGCAACACAATCTACAGCATATAAATCGGAAATTCTAGTTTCATTGGTGGACAAAACCAAACGTGAGGACAACTCCTTCATCTTTGCGGCAAAAATAAAACGGGAACTGGAAAAAGTATTAGTTGGTGCTAAAGTAAAAACTGTTCCTATGGGACTATTGGGAGCCGATCAAGCCCCAATTAAGTTAACCGTTACGGGACCAAATTTTGAAGACGCTATGTCTTTTGCAAGCAAAGCCGCTACAGAATTGAAAAAAATTCCAGGATCGTCAGAGGTAAAATTAACTTCAGAATCAGGAAATCCAGAAATAAAAGTTGTAGTAAACCGTGATAAAATGGCCGCTTTAGGTTTAACTCTTCAAACAGTAGGGTTGACTATGCAAACCGCTTTTAGCGGAAATACAGATGGTAAATTCCGTGCAGGAGAATATGAGTACGACATTAACATTCGTTTTAATGAATACGACCGTTCGAATGCTAAAGATGTAAACGATTTAATTTTTATAAACAGTGCAGGACAACAAATCAAGTTAACCCAATTTGCCGATGTTATCGAAAGTTCAGGGCCAAGTGTGTTAGAACGAAGAGACAAAAGTACAGCTGTATCTATAGAAGCCCAGACCGTAGGACGCCCTTCTGGAACAGTGGCTACCGAATGGGAAACTGTTTTCTCCAAAATGGATAGACCAGCAGGTGTAAATTATGTTTGGGGTGGTGATATGGAAAACCAAACCGAAGGTTTTGGAACTTTAGGAATTGCTTTATTAGCTGCAATTATCTTGGTATATCTTGTAATGGTAGCTTTGTATGATGACTTTGTAACTCCATTTGTAGTTTTATTTTCTATTCCATTATCATTCATCGGAGCTTTATTAGCTTTGGCATTGACCAACAACTCTTTGAATATCTTTACCATATTAGGGATCATTATGCTAATTGGTTTAGTGTGTAAGAATGCCATTTTACTGGTTGACTTTGCCAATCATAGAAAAGAAGCGGGAGAAACTACATTCAATGCACTTGTTCAAGCCAACCATGCCCGTTTACGTCCTATCTTAATGACGACAATTGCGATGGTAATTGGTATGATTCCAATTGCTTTGGCCAAAGGAGCCGCAGCTGAAATGAACAATGGTTTGGCATGGGTTGTCATAGGAGGTTTACTGTCTTCTCTTTTGCTTACTTTGATTGTTGTTCCCGTTGTTTATTCAATATTCGACAGCATTAGAGTGCGCTTAGGAAAAGACAAAAAAGAAAATTATGGCGAATTAATGACCGCCGAATACAAACACCGAAAATTAGTAGACGGTTTTAATCCAAAACATAAGGTTTAAAATAGTTTTTTAGTATTATCCAAAAGGGCTTTCAATATTTTTGAAAGCCCTTTTTTTATTGGGTGTTTTTAACTTGGGTTAGATTATTAATTTGGAGCAGAAACATTTGGCTTTTTTGGCAAACATCGTCCCGCTTTCCGTTACAATCTTATAAGCCGAACCCCGGCTAATAAGGATTTTCACTTCAATCGGGGCTAAAAGGCTATATTTTGCTTTTTTGCCAGCATGCTGATAGGCGGATTTGCACACGAACGAAGCAAACTGACTAAGTAAACCCGATAGCGCGGATTTGCACACGAACGAAGTGAACTGACGAAGTAATCCGTGCCTATCCCAATTATCAAGTTCAACTTGTATTTATCATTGTTATTTTTATAACGCTCACTTTATTGATATACTTTGTGGGCACGGATTGCAAATCCGCGCTATCGTACATAAGAGACTTTTTTACATATCCGAGCGATCAGGGTTCACAATTTTAAGTTCAACAAGTCTTTTCTGTTTCCAAGGTTGTGCAGAGTCGTATTTATTTCTTTGACCTGATTCCCAATTAAGAACTTTTACAAATGGTTTTCTTGCTTCTCCTTTTGGATTTTCAATAGGATAAAGTTTCTTCATCTCTAACCAGTCAAGAACATCAAACTCAAAATTATTTTTTTCTTTTCCAATTATTGTGTCAATTCCTAAATCGTTTAAATCCTTTGATCTTGATTTTACAAGTTCAGGTTTTGTTCCATTTTTTGTGTGGTTCCTAATAAATGTGAGATTGTCAGCCAGCCAGCCACCTAATTCTGCAACTATTGGATCAGGGTCAGTCTGTGAAGGAATCCATCTTCGTATTCCTGCTTTCAAACATTTATTTTTTAAATTTTCCAAATCAATCAAGTGTTGAATAAATCCATCTTGATTTACTACGCCACCTTCATTTTCAGATTCAAATAAAAAATTAACTTCTTTTAATCTTCTTAAT includes these proteins:
- a CDS encoding TolC family protein, encoding MKRILLLTFLTFALTAKSQEESTTATKSLTLKDALTYALENKADAKKAKLEVENSEYKIQEVRSRALPQIAVNGSLTYNPVLQTNVLDGAMFGQPGQSVQVAFGQKWTSGAGVSLSQAIFDQSVFTGLRAANSTREFYQINNQLTEEQVIERVANSYYSVYVQREKLMLLDSNYVNTTKVRDIVKGQFDNGLAKKIDLDRIIVKMSNIDTERLQIKNQIELQENALKFYMGMPIETKIEIPKTEFEVTPQVITEAPNTANRTEYLLLKKQEELLEFQKTAIKAEYYPTLSLVAGYNYLGQGPEMPFFAKPADGVYWSDYSAIGLNLRVPIFTGFGTRARVRQADINIKSLQEGIKDTQLSLDLEYRNAKAQIENNLTTIKNQKENMRLAGDILKNTKNNYLQGLASLTDLLDAENASLEAQNNYTRAVLGYKIAEISLIKSKGELKNLLN
- a CDS encoding efflux RND transporter periplasmic adaptor subunit, whose amino-acid sequence is MKKTIYIILAAVLIGGTAFTLFNNKKKNAEDTAIVAEKNSSVAVRVATVVTGKLDDAFKTNGNFEPIQELTFSAEKSGKVISVLVKEGDYVNVGQTLLIVRSDVINVNAQTAKAAYDNSKADYARYENAFKSGGVTKQQLDQSKLALTNAESNLKQANINVGDTKVKAPIKGYINKKYVEPGSILTGMPATALFDIVNVSKLKLKVTVNESQVANLKLGNNVAINASVFPDKSFTGKITFIASKANETLNFPIEIEVTNNPNNEIKAGMYGTATFESVTSKNTEVKTIPRTAFVGSVSSNEVFVVNNNIATLKKIVAGRIFGDKVEILDGLNDGDVVVTSGQINLSDNTKVSIVK
- a CDS encoding efflux RND transporter permease subunit, which encodes MKIVDISIKRPSIIIVLFTILLLGGLFSYKQLSYELIPKFEVNVVTVSTVYPGASPGEVENTVTKKLEDAISTMENIKKIESKSYESLSVVMITLTTEADADYALNDAQRKINAVLKDLPDDVDPPSLSKFSLSDLPIMTIGATGEMDEIAFYDLLDKKIQPIVSRVPGVAQVNLVGGQEREIKVSLDSKKMQGYGLSIPQVQQAVLGSNLDFPTGNIKTRENKTQIRLSGKYKSVEEMRNLVISSNNGIQIRLGDIADVQDAQKDVEKISRVNQKSSIILQVIKQSDANAVAVSAKVKKAIAQIEKDYAKSNLKLDVANDSSEFTLTAADSVMHDLFIAIILVAFVMLFFLHSIRNAIIVMVSIPASLVATFIGIYLMGYTLNLMSLLGLSLVVGILVDDAIVVLENIHRHMEMGKNKVRAAYDGAAEIGFTVMAITLVIIVVFLPIAMSTGLVSNIITQFCVTVIIATLFSLLASFTIVPWLFSRYGKLEHITKKTFFGRVILGFESYLDVFTHKVTDILKWSLVHKKSTLAIVVALFFASTIGLVGGGFIGGEFFAKTDKGEFLVQIELPKDASVEQTNFMTQKAEEFLRGNKNIVDLITTVGLTSEGMGATQSTAYKSEILVSLVDKTKREDNSFIFAAKIKRELEKVLVGAKVKTVPMGLLGADQAPIKLTVTGPNFEDAMSFASKAATELKKIPGSSEVKLTSESGNPEIKVVVNRDKMAALGLTLQTVGLTMQTAFSGNTDGKFRAGEYEYDINIRFNEYDRSNAKDVNDLIFINSAGQQIKLTQFADVIESSGPSVLERRDKSTAVSIEAQTVGRPSGTVATEWETVFSKMDRPAGVNYVWGGDMENQTEGFGTLGIALLAAIILVYLVMVALYDDFVTPFVVLFSIPLSFIGALLALALTNNSLNIFTILGIIMLIGLVCKNAILLVDFANHRKEAGETTFNALVQANHARLRPILMTTIAMVIGMIPIALAKGAAAEMNNGLAWVVIGGLLSSLLLTLIVVPVVYSIFDSIRVRLGKDKKENYGELMTAEYKHRKLVDGFNPKHKV